The following proteins come from a genomic window of Leptospira sanjuanensis:
- a CDS encoding DNA-methyltransferase, which translates to MNQILIGCAFEKLQELPDKHFHTVVCSPPYFNLRDYSNVKQIGHEKTYQEYIRKLVLTFKEVHRVLRDDGTLWIVIGDTYNNQSKKDKLTGELKRKDLIGIPWRLAFALQEDGWYLRQDIIWNKPNPTPQSVRDRCTTSHEYIFLLSKNPIYYFDAEAISEPTLSLIPGHKSFRPRAVEIFNNGRTEFYGKRGKTARTIKERKNKRSVWTVTTKPSKTSHTATFPKDLIEDCIKAGTSKYGVCSECGSSFLSKDQSSCEHKKGPVPARVLDPFFGSGTTGEVALKLGREYTGIELNETYAKEATERLSEKLFY; encoded by the coding sequence GTGAATCAAATTCTAATCGGTTGCGCTTTCGAAAAACTTCAGGAACTTCCAGATAAACATTTTCATACGGTTGTTTGCTCGCCTCCTTATTTTAATCTACGCGATTATTCGAACGTAAAACAGATCGGACACGAGAAGACGTATCAGGAATACATAAGAAAGTTAGTTCTCACTTTTAAAGAAGTCCACAGGGTTCTAAGAGACGACGGAACGCTCTGGATCGTAATAGGCGACACATACAATAACCAATCCAAAAAAGACAAACTAACAGGAGAGCTAAAACGTAAAGACCTTATAGGAATTCCTTGGAGGCTTGCATTTGCTTTGCAAGAAGACGGATGGTATCTCAGGCAAGACATTATCTGGAATAAGCCGAATCCAACACCTCAATCCGTAAGAGACCGCTGCACAACTTCTCACGAATACATTTTTCTTCTTTCAAAGAATCCCATTTACTACTTTGACGCGGAAGCGATTTCAGAGCCGACCCTTTCTCTTATCCCCGGACACAAGAGTTTCCGGCCTCGCGCGGTAGAGATTTTTAATAACGGTCGAACTGAATTTTATGGAAAGAGGGGGAAGACCGCTCGGACAATAAAAGAAAGAAAAAACAAACGGTCGGTTTGGACAGTAACGACAAAACCCTCGAAAACTTCTCATACCGCGACATTTCCGAAGGATCTTATTGAGGACTGTATCAAAGCAGGAACGAGTAAATATGGGGTTTGTTCTGAGTGCGGGAGCTCTTTTTTATCGAAAGACCAAAGTTCTTGTGAACATAAGAAAGGTCCAGTTCCAGCAAGAGTCCTTGATCCGTTTTTTGGATCCGGGACTACCGGAGAAGTGGCTTTAAAATTAGGACGCGAATACACAGGGATAGAGCTAAACGAAACATACGCAAAAGAAGCGACCGAGAGGCTTAGCGAGAAGCTTTTCTATTAG